A segment of the Chitinivorax sp. PXF-14 genome:
TCCTGCACGTTCACGTTGTTGCTTTGCAGGCGCGTGACGCAGCCGTTGCAGTAATTGGTGATCGCCGCCAATGGCTGGTTGAGCTCGTGCGCGAGGCTCGATGCCATTTCGCCCATGGTGATCAGGCGCGACGTTGATTGCAGGCGTTCTAGCTGTTGGCGGTAGAGCTCTTCGGCCTCGATGCGTTCGGTGACGTCGGTGGAGATTTCCATGCGCACCGTGCGCCCATCCACCCATTTGATCGGGCGGCTGCGGATGTGATACCAGCGGCTGCTGACCGGATCCTGTTCCTCGACATCGAAGGCGGCGCCGTGCTTGCGGCGGCGCTGCTGATGGGATTGGTCGATGGCGCAGACCTTGGCGTCGGGCAGGCTCGCTTCGCTTGGCGCCTTGAACTGTTGATTGACGAACAGGAGCTCGTTGCTCTCCATGTCGGACACCAGCACGCCTGCATCGAGGCCTTCGAGCACGGCCACGAAACGTTCGTACGCGGCCTCGAGCGCTTCGCGCGAGCGCAGGCGCTCGGTGATGTCGGTCAGTGCGGCCATCCAGCCGGTCTGCCGGCCTTCCGAGTCGATCAGCGGCGAGACGTGGAACAGCACATAGATCAGGCTGTCGTCCCTACGCTTGATCATCAGCTCGAAGCCGCTCTTCTCGACCTTGCCCTGGAAGGTCAGGTCGAGGTTGTACTGGTGCGGCTCGGTGCCTTTCTCGGGCCAGTAGGGGTAGGGCGGCACGCAGCCGATCAACTCGTCCTCGCTGAAGCCCGTCAACTCGCAGAAGGCCGGGTTGACATAGGTGATGCGGCGGTTGAGGTCGATTGCGCGCATGCCGGTCGAGAGTGAATCCTCCATCGCCTTGCGGAAGCTCGATTCGGCGCGCAAGGCCTGTTCGGCCTGCTTGCGGCCGGTGATATCGTGCGCCACCGCGTACATCAGGCCCTCGTCGAGCTCCGGGTTGACGGCCCAGGCCAGCCACTTGTAGCTGCCATCCTTGCAGCGGAAGCGGTTCTCGAAATAGATCGACGGCTCGCCGGTCGACAGCTTGCGCGTTTCGCCGCGCGTCGCCACCACGTCATTGGGATGGACGTAGGTGAAATAGGTCGATTTGAGCAGCTCGGCCGAGCTATAGCCGAGGATGCGCGTGAAGGCTGGGTTGACGCGCTTGAAATAGCCATCGAGCCCGACGATGCCGAGCATGTCGAGCGACAGGTTGAAGAAGCGGTCGCGCTCTGTCTCGGCCTGTACGCGCTGGCCGATGTGGCGGCGCAGCGCCCACACGGTCGAGCCGGTGACGGCAACCAGCACGATGGCGAGCAGGCCGAGCAACAGCTGCTGGCCGAACTGCAGCGTGAGCAGGATGAAGCCCGAGACGACGGCCGCGCCCGCCACGATCAGGGCGGCGAAGACCGGCGGACGCATGAACCAGCGTTTCACGTCCGGGGCGGGCTGGCTGGATTCGGTGGGGGCTGGCGGCATGGCGGCGATTCAAGCGACAAAGCGGCAAGGCCGCGATGATACCGTGCCTTGCCGCTTCAAACCCATTCTCGATCGTGCCGTGCAACCGTGAGCGGGGCTCATGTGCGGCTCGCAGCCCTCATGTATGGCGCATACATGCCGGTTTCTGCGCATCGCCCCGCCGACGGCTGCCCGCGGCAGAGCGCGAGCAGGTTCTCCGGTGATAAAAAATGGCGCGGCGGGACTCTCGGCCCGGCCCGCGCCGACAGGTTACTTTTTACGCTGCGGTGGCAGATCGGTGCACACGCCTTCGAACACTTCTGCCGCCATGCCGATCGACTCGCCCAGCGTCGGGTGCGGGTGGATCGTCTTGCCGATATCGGTCGGATCGCAGCCCATCTCGATCGCCAGGCACAACTCGCCGATCATGTCGCCGGCGTGGGTGCCGACGATGCCGCCGCCGATGATGCGATGCGTGGCCTCGTCGAAGATCAGTTTGGTGAAGCCCTCGTCACGACCGTTGGCGATGGCGCGGCCCGATGCCGCCCACGGGAACACCGATTTGCCGATCTTGATGCCCTGCGCCTTGGCCTGCTCCTCGGTGAGGCCGACCCAGGCGACTTCGGGATCGGTGTAGGCGACCGACGGGATCACGCGGGCATCGAAGAAGGCCTTGTGGCCGGCGGCGTTCTCGGCCGCGACGTGGGCTTCGTGTACTGCCTTGTGCGCCAGCATTGGCTGGCCGACCAGATCGCCGATGGCGAAGATGTGCGGGACGTTGGTGCGCATCTGCTTGTCGACGTCGATGAAACCGCGGTCGGTGACGGCAACGCCGGCGTTTTCGGCGCCGATCAGCTTGCCGTTTGGCGCGCGGCCAGCGGCGACGAGCACCATGTCGTAGCGCTGTGGCTCGGCCGGCGCCTGCTCACCTTCGAAAGTCACCCAGATGCCGTCCGGCTTGGCTTCGACTGCGACGGTCTTGGTCTTCAGCATGATGCGGTCGAAGCGATGTTCGTTCATCTTCTGCCAGACCTTGACCAGATCACGGTCGGCGCCCTGCATTAGGCCGTCGAGCATTTCGACGACGTCGAGGCGGGTGCCCAGTGTCGAGTACACCGTGCCCATTTCGAGGCCGATGATGCCGCCACCGATGATCAGCATCTTGCCGGGGATCTGACGTAACTCCAGCGCGCCGGTCGAGTCGATGATTCGCGGGTCTTCGGGAATGAAGGGCAGCTTCATCACGCGCGAGCCGGCGGCGATGATGGCCTTCTGGAACTTGATGACCTTCTTCTCGCCCGTCTTGTCCTGGCCGTTGCCGGTCGTCAGCTCGACTTCGAGATGATGCGGATCGAGGAAGCGGCCAACGCCGCGCACGACCTCGACCTTGCGTGTCTTGGCCATGCCGGCCAGGCCACCGGTCAGCTTGCCGACGACTTTTTCCTTGTAGCCGCGCAGGCCGTCGAGGTCGATCTTCGGTTCGCCGAAAACGATGCCGTTGGCGGCAAGGTGCTTGGCCTCGTCGATCACCGCAGCGTTGTGCAGCAAGGCTTTCGACGGGATGCAGCCGACGTTGAGGCAGACGCCGCCGAGCGTTGCGTAGCGCTCGACCAGCACCGTCTTCATGCCGAGATCGGCCGAGCGGAAGGCGGCGGAGTAGCCGCCGGGGCCGGCGCCGAGCACCAGCATCTCGGTTTCGATGTCGGTGCCGCCGCTGTGGCTGGCGGCAGCCGGTGTCGGGGCGGGTGCGGGGCCAGGCTGGGAGGCAATAGGGGCGGCGCTTGCAGCCGGGCTGGAGGCCGCGCCAGTGGCCGCTTCCAGCGTCAGGATGACGGAGCCCTCGCCAACCTTGTCGCCAACCTTGATGTTGACGGCCTGCACCACGCCGGCGGCCGTTGCCGGCACGTCCATCGTGGCTTTGTCGGTTTCCAGCGTGATCAGCGCGTCGTCGACGGCAATCGTGTCGCCGGCCTTGACCGCGACCTCGATCACCGCGACGTCGTTGAAGCCGCCGATATCGGGCACTTGGAGTTCGATTACATTGCTCATGCAAGCAATCCTATGAATAGAGTTGGTCTGCTGGCGCCGGGCGCGAGCCCGACGCCAGCAGTTGTTCGGTGGGCCGCAACGCGCACCCACCCTACATGTGCATCACAGCATCAGGCGGCGGATGTCGCCCAGGACTTGGCCGAGATACGTGGTGAAGCGGGCCGCCGAGGCGCCGTCGATCACGCGGTGATCGTAGCTCAGGCTCAGCGGCAGCATCAGGCGCGGCGCGAATTCCTTGCCGTTCCACACCGGCTTGATCGCCGATTTTGAGACGCCGAGGATCGCCACTTCCGGCGCGTTGACGATGGGCGTGAACGCCGTCCCGCCGACGCCGCCCAAGCTGGAGATCGAGAAGCAGCCGCCTTGCATGTCGGTCGGCAGCAGCTTGCCGTCACGCGCCTTGGCTGCCAGCGCGCCAGATTCATTGGCCAACTCGATCAGCGATTTCTTGTCGGCATCCTTGATCACCGGCACGACCAGGCCGTTCGGCGTGTCGGCCGCGAAGCCGATGTGGAAGTACTGCTTCAGCACCAGGTTGTCGCCATCGAGCGAGGCGTTGAACTCGGGGAATTTCTTCAGCGCGGCGACCGCTGCCTTGATCAGGAAGGTGAGCGGGGTCAGCTTCACATCCTGCTTCTTCAGCTCGTCACCCATCTGCTTGCGGAAGGCTTCCATCTCGGTGATGTCGGCCTCGTCGAATTGCGTGACGTGCGGAATCATCACCCAGTTGCGCGCGAGGTTGGCGCCGGAAATCTTCTTGATGCGCGACAGCGGTTTGGTTTCGATCGCGCCGAACTTGGCGAAATCGACCTTGGGCCAGGGCAGCAGGTCGAGCCCGACGCCGGTGCCGGCGGCTGCCGGTGCGGCAGCGGCGGGCGAGGTCAGCACGCCCTTGACGAAGGCTTTGACGTCGTCTTCGAGAATGCGGCCCTTGGGGCCGGAGCCCTTGACGCGGCCGAGATCGGCGCCGAGCTCGCGGGCGAACTTACGCACCGAGGGGCTGGCGAACGCGGACTTGAATCCCGCCTCATCGACTACTGCGCTGGCAGCGGCCACTGGCGCGGCTTTCGGGGCGGCTGGCGCCGGCGCTGGAACGGGTGCTGCGGTAGCCGGTGTTGTTGATGCTGCCGCTGCCTGCGGTGCAGGTGCCGCGCCGCTCGCCGCGACGGTGATCACCAGGTCGCCCTGCGTCACCTTGTCGCCAACCTTGACGGCAACGCTCTGCACCACACCGGCCGC
Coding sequences within it:
- a CDS encoding PAS domain S-box protein — encoded protein: MPPAPTESSQPAPDVKRWFMRPPVFAALIVAGAAVVSGFILLTLQFGQQLLLGLLAIVLVAVTGSTVWALRRHIGQRVQAETERDRFFNLSLDMLGIVGLDGYFKRVNPAFTRILGYSSAELLKSTYFTYVHPNDVVATRGETRKLSTGEPSIYFENRFRCKDGSYKWLAWAVNPELDEGLMYAVAHDITGRKQAEQALRAESSFRKAMEDSLSTGMRAIDLNRRITYVNPAFCELTGFSEDELIGCVPPYPYWPEKGTEPHQYNLDLTFQGKVEKSGFELMIKRRDDSLIYVLFHVSPLIDSEGRQTGWMAALTDITERLRSREALEAAYERFVAVLEGLDAGVLVSDMESNELLFVNQQFKAPSEASLPDAKVCAIDQSHQQRRRKHGAAFDVEEQDPVSSRWYHIRSRPIKWVDGRTVRMEISTDVTERIEAEELYRQQLERLQSTSRLITMGEMASSLAHELNQPLAAITNYCNGCVTRLQSNNVNVQDLLPVMQKASFQAERAGKIIRRIREFVRTSEPDRSSCEIGEIIEAAVGFAEIDARKHSVEISLQLDEALPHVVADRIMIEQVLVNLVRNAIEAMLETPLNDRTLVVRVRRISREQLEVAVIDRGHGIAPDKREHLFEPFFTTKPHGMGMGLNICRSIIEFHQGQLWVEDNPDGGTIFRFTLPVLA
- the lpdA gene encoding dihydrolipoyl dehydrogenase, giving the protein MSNVIELQVPDIGGFNDVAVIEVAVKAGDTIAVDDALITLETDKATMDVPATAAGVVQAVNIKVGDKVGEGSVILTLEAATGAASSPAASAAPIASQPGPAPAPTPAAASHSGGTDIETEMLVLGAGPGGYSAAFRSADLGMKTVLVERYATLGGVCLNVGCIPSKALLHNAAVIDEAKHLAANGIVFGEPKIDLDGLRGYKEKVVGKLTGGLAGMAKTRKVEVVRGVGRFLDPHHLEVELTTGNGQDKTGEKKVIKFQKAIIAAGSRVMKLPFIPEDPRIIDSTGALELRQIPGKMLIIGGGIIGLEMGTVYSTLGTRLDVVEMLDGLMQGADRDLVKVWQKMNEHRFDRIMLKTKTVAVEAKPDGIWVTFEGEQAPAEPQRYDMVLVAAGRAPNGKLIGAENAGVAVTDRGFIDVDKQMRTNVPHIFAIGDLVGQPMLAHKAVHEAHVAAENAAGHKAFFDARVIPSVAYTDPEVAWVGLTEEQAKAQGIKIGKSVFPWAASGRAIANGRDEGFTKLIFDEATHRIIGGGIVGTHAGDMIGELCLAIEMGCDPTDIGKTIHPHPTLGESIGMAAEVFEGVCTDLPPQRKK
- the aceF gene encoding dihydrolipoyllysine-residue acetyltransferase, with amino-acid sequence MTIEIKVPDIGGFDAVAVIDVAVKAGDTIAVDDTLITLETDKATMDVPASAAGVVKEVKIKVGDKVSEGSVIVVVEAAGATAAAPQAAAPAPAPAPASAPAPVTPAPAAAPAPAAPAASGGTVEVRVPDIGNFNGVDVIEVAVKAGDTVKVDDTLITLETDKATMDVPSSAAGVVQSVAVKVGDKVTQGDLVITVAASGAAPAPQAAAASTTPATAAPVPAPAPAAPKAAPVAAASAVVDEAGFKSAFASPSVRKFARELGADLGRVKGSGPKGRILEDDVKAFVKGVLTSPAAAAPAAAGTGVGLDLLPWPKVDFAKFGAIETKPLSRIKKISGANLARNWVMIPHVTQFDEADITEMEAFRKQMGDELKKQDVKLTPLTFLIKAAVAALKKFPEFNASLDGDNLVLKQYFHIGFAADTPNGLVVPVIKDADKKSLIELANESGALAAKARDGKLLPTDMQGGCFSISSLGGVGGTAFTPIVNAPEVAILGVSKSAIKPVWNGKEFAPRLMLPLSLSYDHRVIDGASAARFTTYLGQVLGDIRRLML